The following coding sequences lie in one Anguilla anguilla isolate fAngAng1 chromosome 14, fAngAng1.pri, whole genome shotgun sequence genomic window:
- the cdk5rap2 gene encoding CDK5 regulatory subunit-associated protein 2 isoform X7, which produces MDSVVGEDQTLPLDFNGSTNMSRLPDSETAGGRGFAMETVTASMYPGRKMSPVKPLTMKDYENQITGLKKENFNLKLRIYFMEERMQQKFDDSTEDIFKTNIELKVEVESMKRDLAEKQELLVAASEALESLAGKESAEASRAKQQAQREIDQLKDFFNNRIQQLEENLKTAEDEVEKMASIAEQEKVRSIDMEKQLLAIGLSGTFKPSPTQDLHHALQEKNSIIEQLKLSLKNQESVIEQLRKTSNDPGTGDTQASEHISQLSALISQKDGELQALREGLEHEKARNEREMQSFADRQNEVPRLEAASRQLDEELRGARGAVQNLTKTLEDTAGQNKVLSGKLEEMEREMASEKKNALKRDKTIQGLTLVLKEKEKEIEELCHEIEDRDEALAKAREAAHKAQIQKYQGAEEHQSLLMEKQAELASLQLEHHTKALEAQKLQRSLGRREQELGDLQQAKEQLELELEDLQQLKKKGDKTINDLNNQLKKLNGEIGEREKALEQQYQALLDESKRKLQGHEVTIQRLTCTLSEKELQLQEYMKMLNEQQHSSSPGGGESVLAKLRQRLKDKEKALEQAMDEKFAAIEEKDDEIRQLRLSLREKDRELERLNSLLSHNTETINGLDALVKEKDAALQHQASVFGNLQRAKQELEENLARSLREKDSIIAQLQQSLHAKTQDLEDMSSAMLSRMQSGTRDLAEQLSQRLKVAEAMLAEALRDKERLVADNESAVDGLLATIGSKDQLYKESAERYNRALSERSQEIQDLRRQLSERQQQLASAEKQSSVATQEKLLETAQLKVQLSEKDALINKLVERGQERDQFLAELRLAGAPAPQVVELRQTIQVLQERLEEKEAELSKKSDEGNVSKMAVTKKTGLMLKKELEQKTEAFNKALKKENELRIDLADLRSLLTDLENRNEAQAANIESLTTTLETKDDIIWELQERLGRRDNSAQCGSIEERPRPGLPQRERTIIGGNSQQETQPSLAALAAEHEGLNRALKAEQQLYSSLVRAVKEQDSAQRLHALQMELAAVQLLRQRLEEGVRTNEDLRQDLEREIQRAKQREGGEAQTEAVDGKELESMRHQLEDAQRWNASLQARLGAIQSRGGGVGGTNDTADTFSFIADQTSYMSICVGDGLDELSLLSAVELRQKVVELQDYINKLQALNAELQKSASLSESSAKDPVEEEKDVRKLASEKHCERKLGEAVPANRTHHSLNDRESQSAAPEQVKCRRVDGSSPLSDSERSEGALLDVSSSSATSASHSPRGGGRIGRSRKVEREWSPEEQGRELALLRSLLLDSGVSSVSQLREEVQRLHSENIDLKGLLKEEKSTESKESADSSGDSDGNKDLQKVVEKLRSEAKGYRKVIKLLKEQLELNSSSGGEAGFNPELIVSMAREIERLKAEQEACRRRAESLERRLQEAEAQPPLTEQPHGSSCGTDASPRKNQHPDLIKHSMSSRSRLPIPVRPSKLVGSSTKAGGQAYERESQSLREESHLMEKDQLQRHGLPSLLDLDQQGQVGLIQQSSLWPDTEQPTDEHTGSAVIGQSTDVELRSQLELLHSECQDKEQVIARLQDRVAEAEELREQLHEKERLSRELVEALQAAESTIAYLTACNLGSQGGGHQAHDTELQAQFSKLQKALQEKEELNQQLAECLRVAESALASLGAFAPSDAAEDGALVCTDPQELAHKLERALQQASRPSAQSPSREQGSGPSAQSPSREQGSGPSAQSPSREQGSGPSAQSPSREQGSGPSAQSPSREQGSGPSAQSPSREQAEAGDAQVGDLDVHRQIDQLQEALWEQSRLNAELQERLHAAEQSTRRDSTQNQNASLCRQGEEPRKGPEVQNKEAKDRYETAGNKRKSTKSTKLQQQPGEPHRDPHTHDQLIQWLVAYLQAAERCVASLSALCAEGSARDGQRGLADLQQQLEKLQKAGQEKDRLHGHYSAEPPQPSTKPAGRQDTTKALQDNIGHIQKAFTESRLVISELQEALEEQKQLVRSYEDRLRAASSARGANVQEQLDSLQKALKEKKRTCKVLEEKLAAAQAIIALQSSPQKTRSASQQTTSLQQDDKEVQVDLQDLGYETSGKSENEVDREENSSTDNDLGLQLHASESNISSLLKQVRGAFSSVENLDSNSSVSYPSSPTLSSPKASLKGLQAFEDYGQTDSVDQLKQQVCELKGQLEAHQRAVRHLQSLLRRNSLSSDLLTVASDPGHSAAGKHDSGLGEGQEHASGALGKGLSHSLSLGPEEEELQVLKDQLTALSMELEKERSSNRNLTEQLQQIQLRSRSASPARIDSLVQSQARELSQLRQQIKESRGLGTLQRQQLEDLHKAFEELLQASDVDYYMGEVFREQLDKSLTLLERLEDRLENGDAHSDNEDSAMLELAQRESLCLSLDSPSSHHPPIGYLHSQLKGEREQLQQQLRYLVQQNQNLAEATKEQLDLLSKELQDKNRLVQSLQKQLRGQSASNLSSSDSEMSDRTPHSGQVSTYTTSPTSGHMLSYNHIFQGSGREGGVPCQAGDAGTEQRLQGLQKENSRLLEQLKSSEQLNETLRSELDLHCSILSPREQEAAGSPPPRRDPEAGRDVPDCAGPRQSARVAPAGALNPELLAEHLQEIRSLRQRLEETIRTNERLREQLERRLAEVEKDPAATNIFIHGTEEQGQLANELRFLWGQNQALKEQLSLGSRDKQKENEKLRESLARRTAKLEYLRNEFEALKKENGRLQSRLTATVEDNKHLQDSLHYSRDEIHRLQCEINVQRQQLMDNHQLLQSLRVELQVYEQIKVDVDKQPVPAPAQSSPDPVSGPMDLSELLSEIRHLRLQLERSIHTNNALRQKLEEQLQRGPSKREGSPSILINYLLSGEARAPAADDGTRPPMREGCDPYHPTPQGSPGHRDTSAALHEVKRQASVDLDRLSQCSGSSADSATPAPSRLVPGHRLWANKNGRHILGLIEDYNALRKQISEGRKLTYGMDKHLQECFRTLSQQDAESQVLDQQLLKGFSTNINTMQQVLEEAGRLLKLVWRVSLPSSFSMEGSQSHQDELLKNEIIRLKSRLSQQEKMLMGAVNRLRSTNQLKEGMEKVIIDQLSLTHGVLRKARGNLEIPANGQ; this is translated from the exons CAATTGAGGAAGACCTCTAATGACCCGGGTACTGGGGATACACAGGCTTCTGAGCACATCTCACAGCTTTCTGCTCTCATTAGCCAGAAGGATGGGGAGCTTCAG GCTCTGAGAGAGGGACTTGAGCATGAGAAGGCCcggaatgaaagagaaatgcag AGCTTTGCTGATCGGCAGAATGAGGTGCCCCGGCTGGAAGCTGCCTCGAGACAGCTGGACGAGGAGCTGCGGGGCGCCAGGGGTGCAGTCCAAAATCTAACCAAGACCCTGGAGGACACAGCAGGCCAGAACAAG GTCCTGAGCGGTAAACTGGAGGAAATGGAGCGGGAGATGGCCTCAGAGAAAAAGAACGCTCTGAAGCGAGACAAAACCATCCAAGGCCTGACGCTGGTactgaaagagaaggaaaaggag ATAGAGGAGCTCTGCCACGAGATTGAGGACAGAGACGAGGCTTTAGCCAAGGCCAGGGAGGCTGCCCACAAGGCACAGATCCAGAAGTACCAG GGAGCGGAGGAGCACCAGAGCCTCCTGATGGAGAAGCAGGCGGAGCTGGCCAGCCTGCAGCTGGAGCACCACACCAAGGCTCTGGAGGCCCAGAAGCTGCAGCGCTCACTGGGGCGCCGCGAGCAGGAGCTGGGGGACCTGCAGCAGGCCAAGGagcagctggagctggagctggaggaccTGCAGCAGCTGAAGAAGAAGGGAGACAAAACTAtcaat GACCTGAACAACCAGCTGAAGAAACTGAATGGAGAGatcggggagagagagaaagccctGGAGCAGCAGTACCAGGCCCTCCTGGACGAAAGCAAACGGAAGCTCCAGGGTCACGAGGTCACCATCCAGCGCCTCACCTGCACCCTCAGCGAGAAGGAGCTCCAGCTGCAG GAATACATGAAGATGCTGaatgagcagcagcacagcagcagccCTGGAGGCGGGGAGAGCGTGCTGGCTAAACTGCGCCAGCGGCTGAAAGACAAGGAGAAGGCGCTGGAG CAAGCCATGGATGAGAAGTTCGCCGCCATCGAGGAGAAGGACGACGAAATCCGCCAACTCCGTCTGTCGCTAAGGGAAAAGGACCGAGAACTGGAAAGGCTGAACAGCCTTCTCTCTCACAACACAGAGACGATAAAC GGTTTGGACGCACTGGTTAAGGAGAAGGACGCGGCGCTCCAGCACCAGGCCAGCGTGTTCGGTAACCTGCAGAGGGCCaaacaggagctggaggagaaccTGGCCCGCTCACTGCGAGAGAAAGACTCCATCATCGCTCAGCTGCAGCAGTCCCTCCACGCCAAGACCCAGGACCTGGAG GACATGTCCAGCGCCATGCTCAGCCGGATGCAGAGCGGCACCAGGGACCTGGCGGAGCAGCTGAGCCAGCGGCTGAAGGTGGCAGAGGCCATGCTGGCCGAGGCCCTGCGGGACAAGGAGAGGCTGGTGGCCGACAACGAGAGCGCCGTGGACGGGCTCCTGGCAACCATCGGCAGCAAAGACCAGCTCTACAAG GAGTCTGCTGAGCGCTATAACCGCGCGCTGAGCGAGCGCTCGCAGGAGATTCAGGACCTGAGGAGGCAGCTCTCTGagaggcagcagcagctggccaGCGCTGAGAAGCAGAGCTCAGTGGCCACACAGGAGAAGCTCCTGGAAACAGCACAGCTCAAGGTCCAACTGAGTGAAAAGGACGCACTGATAAAC AAACTGgtggagagaggacaggagagggacCAGTTCCTGGCAGAGCTACGGCTGGCGGGGGCTCCAGCGCCCCAGGTGGTGGAGCTCAGACAGACCATTCAGGTGCTGCAGGAGCgtctggaggagaaggagg CCGAGCTCTCAAAGAAGAGCGACGAAGGGAACGTCAGCAAAATGGCGGTTACCAAGAAGACGGGTTTGATGCTGAAGAAGGAGCTAGAGCAGAAGACTGAAGCGTTTAACAAAGCGCTGAAGAAGGAGAATGAACTGAGG ATTGACCTGGCGGATCTGCGGTCCTTGCTGACAGACCTGGAGAACCGCAACGAGGCCCAGGCCGCGAACATCGAGTCCCTGACCACCACCCTGGAGACCAAGGATGACATCATTTGG GAACTCCAGGAACGCCTTGGCAGGCGGGATAACAGTGCTCAGTGTGGCTCCATAGAGGAGAGACCCCGCCCTGGcctcccacagagagagagaaccatcATCGGAGGCAACAGCCAGCAGGAG ACCCAGCCCTCGCTGGCAGCCCTGGCCGCAGAGCACGAGGGCCTGAACCGCGCCCTGAAGGCAGAGCAGCAGCTCTACTCCAGCCTGGTCAGGGCTGTCAAAGAGCAGGACAG TGCCCAGCGCCTGCACGCCCTGCAGATGGAGCTGGCAGCCGTGCAGCTCCTCCGTCAGAGGCTGGAGGAGGGCGTCCGTACCAACGAGGACCTGCGGCAGGACCTGGAGCGGGAGATCCAGCGCGCCAAGCAGAGAGAAG GGGGCGAGGCTCAGACGGAAGCGGTTGACGGAAAGGAGCTGGAGAGCATGCGGCACCAGCTGGAGGACGCGCAGCGGTGGAACGCGTCCCTGCAGGCCCGCCTCGGGGCCATCCAGAGTCGAGGAGGCGGAGTAGGGGGAACCAACGACACGG CGGACACATTCAGCTTCATTGCCGATCAGACCTCTTACATGAGTATCTGCGTGGGAGACGGGCTGGATGAACTGAGCCTCTTATCTGCAGTGGAGCTCAGACAGAAG GTGGTAGAACTCCAGGACTACATTAACAAACTCCAGGCGCTGAATGCCGAGCTCCAGAAAAGTGCCTCGTTGTCGGAGAGCTCTGCCAAAGATCCTGTGGAGGAGGAAAAAGATGTGAGGAAGCTTGCATCTGAGAAG CATTGTGAGAGGAAGCTGGGGGAAGCTGTACCTGCTAACAGGACCCACCACTCACTGAATGATAGGGAGAGCCAATCCGCTGCTCCAGAGCAG GTGAAGTGTCGGCGGGTGGATGGGAGCAGCCCGCTGTCTGACAGTGAAAGGAGTGAGGGAGCTCTGCTGGATGTGAGCTCCAGTAGCGCCACGTCCGCCTCCCATTCCCCTCGAGGTGGAGGCCGAATCGGACGCAGCAGAAAGGTCGAGCGTGAATGGAGTCCGGAGGAGCAGGGCAGGGAGCTGGCGCTGCTCCGGTCACTCCTGCTGGACAGCGGGGTGTCCTCAGTCTCTCAGCTGAG agaggaggtgcagagatTGCACTCTGAGAACATTGACTTGAAGGGTCTCCTGAAGGAGGAGAAATCCACAGAGTCCAAGGAGAGCGCAGACAGCTCCGGAGACAGCGACGGGAACAAAGACCTCCAGAAAGTGGTGGAGAAGCTGAGGTCTGAGGCCAAAGGCTACCGCAAGGTCATCAAGCTCCTCAAGGAGCAGCTGGAGCTCAACTCCTCCTCCGGGGGCGAGGCTGGCTTCAACCCGGAGCTGATCGTGAGCATGGCGAGGGAGATCGAGCGGCTGAAGGCCGAGCAGGAggcctgcaggaggagggctGAGAGCCTGGAGCGCAGGCTGCAGGAGGCGGAGGCCCAGCCGCCGCTAACCGAGCAGCCTCACGGGAGCAGCTGCGGGACGGACGCCTCGCCCAGAAAGAACCAACATCCAGACCTTATTAAACATTCG atGAGTTCGAGATCCCGCCTCCCGATTCCCGTAAGGCCCAGTAAGTTGGTTGGAAGCAGCACAAAGGCTGGCGGTCAGGCCTATGAGAGAGAGTCACAGTCACTGAGAGAGGAGAGTCATCTGATGGAGAAAGACCAGCTTCAGAGGCACGGTCTGCCAAGTCTGCTAGACTTGGATCAGCAGGGCCAGGTGGGTCTGATCCAGCAGAGTTCACTGTGGCCAGACACGGAACAGCCCACCGATGAGCACACAGGcagcgctgtgattggccagagcACAGACGTGGAGCTCCGCAGTCAACTGGAGCTGCTGCACAGCGAGTGTCAGGATAAAGAGCAGGTGATCGCCCGGCTGCAGGACAGGGTCGCAGAGGCCGAGGAGCTGCGGGAGCAGCTGCACGAGAAGGAGAGGCTCAGCCGAGAGCTGGTGGAGGCCTTACAGGCGGCCGAGTCCACCATCGCGTATCTCACCGCCTGTAACCTGGGCAGCCAAGGCGGGGGCCACCAGGCCCACGACACTGAGCTCCAGGCCCAGTTCAGCAAGCTTCAGAAAGCGCTCCAGGAAAAGGAGGAGCTGAACCAGCAGCTGGCGGAGTGTCTGCGTGTGGCCGAGTCCGCGCTGGCCTCCCTCGGGGCCTTCGCTCCCAGTGACGCTGCTGAGGACGGGGCCCTGGTCTGCACCGACCCACAGGAGCTAGCGCACAAGCTTGAGCGCGCTCTGCAGCAGGCCAGCAGGCCGTCTGCGCAGTCAcccagcagagagcagggcagCGGGCCGTCTGCGCAGTCAcccagcagagagcagggcagCGGGCCGTCTGCGCAGTCAcccagcagagagcagggcagCGGGCCGTCTGCGCAGTCAcccagcagagagcagggcagCGGGCCGTCTGCGCAGTCAcccagcagagagcagggcagCGGGCCGTCTGCGCAGTCACCCAGCAGAGAGCAGGCCGAGGCAGGAGACGCGCAGGTCGGAGACCTGGATGTGCACCGGCAGATCGACCAGCTGCAGGAGGCCCTGTGGGAGCAGAGCAGGCTGAATGCCGAGCTGCAGGAGAGGCTTCATGCTGCAGAGCAGAGCACCCGCAGGGACAGCACTCAGAATCAGAACGCCAGCCTCTGCAGACAAGGGGAAGAGCCCCGGAAAGGCCCGGAAGTACAGAACAAGGAGGCGAAGGATCGATATGAAACGGctggaaataagagaaaaagcACGAAGAGCACAAAACTGCAACAGCAGCCTGGAGAGCCACACAGGGACCCACACACGCACGACCAGTTAATCCAATGGCTTGTAGCGTATCTCCAGGCAGCGGAGCGCTGCGTAGCCTCCCTCAGCGCGCTCTGTGCCGAGGGTAGCGCCCGGGACGGGCAGAGGGGACTGGCGGATCTTCAGCAGCAGCTGGAAAAGCTTCAGAAGGCCGGCCAAGAGAAGGATCGGCTGCACGGGCACTACTCAGCCGAGCCGCCCCAGCCCAGCACCAAGCCTGCCGGCCGTCAGGACACAACCAAGGCCCTGCAGGACAACATAGGCCACATTCAGAAAGCCTTCACAGAAAGCAGGCTGGTAATCTCTGAACTGCAGGAAGCCCTCGAGGAGCAGAAGCAGCTTGTCAGGAGCTATGAGGACCGGCTGAGGGCCGCTAGTTCAGCGCGGGGGGCTAATGTCCAGGAGCAGCTGGACTCCCTGCAGAAGGCTCTGAAGGAGAAGAAGCGCACATGCAAAGTGCTGGAGGAGAAGCTGGCTGCAGCTCAGGCCATCATCGCTCTCCAGAGCTCTCCACAGAAGACCCGCAGTGCATCCCAGCAAA CGACCTCTCTGCAACAGGATGACAAAGAGGTGCAGGTGGATTTGCAGGACCTGGGTTACGAAACGAGTGGAAAGAGTGAAAACGAAGTGGATAGGGAGGAGAACAGTAGCACAG ACAACGATCTGGGCTTGCAGCTGCACGCCAGCGAGTCGAACATCTCTTCCCTGCTGAAGCAGGTCCGCGGCGCCTTCTCCTCCGTGGAGAACCTGGACTCCAATTCCAGCGTCTCGTACCCGAGCTCGCCCACCCTCAGCTCCCCGAAGGCCAGCCTGAAGGGCCTGCAGGCGTTCGAAGACTACGGGCAGACCGACAGCGTGGACCAGCTCAAGCAGCAGGTGTGCGAGCTGAAGGGGCAGTTGGAGGCCCACCAGAGGGCTGTCCGCCACCTGCAGAGCCTCCTGCGCCGGAACTCCCTGTCCAGCGACCTGCTGACCGTGGCCTCGGACCCGGGGCACTCCGCCGCGGGGAAGCACGACTCGGGGCtcggggaggggcaggagcacGCCTCCGGGGCTCTGGGCAAAGGGCTGAGCCACAGCCTGTCTCTGggcccggaggaggaggagctgcaggtccTGAAGGACCAGCTCACCGCCCTCAGCATggagctggagaaagagaggagctCCAACAGGAACCTGACGGAACAGCTGCAGCAGATTCAGCTGCGCAGCCGATCTGCGTCGCCAGCCAG GATCGACTCTCTGGTGCAGTCTCAGGCGCGGGAGCTGTCCCAGCTCCGGCAGCAGATCAAAGAGAGCCGGGGCCTGGGCACCCTGCAGCGCCAGCAGCTGGAGGACCTCCACAAGGCCTTCGAGGAGCTGCTGCAGGCCAGCGACGTCGACTACTACATGGGAGAGGTGTTCCGCGAACAGCTGGACAAGAGCCTGACTCTGCTGGAGAGACTGGAGGACCGGCTCGAGAACG GTGATGCGCATTCAGATAATGAGGATAGCGCTATGCTGGAGCTGGCTCAAAG AGAATCTCTCTGCCTGTCACTGGATAGTCCAAGTAGCCACCATCCCCCGATAGGCTACCTGCATTCACAGCTAAAGGGCgagagagagcagctgcagcagcagctgagatATCTTGTACAGCAGAACCAGAACTTAGCAGAAGCTACTAAGGAACAGCTAGACCT GCTCTCCAAGGAGCTGCAGGACAAGAACCGTCTGGTCCAGAGTCTGCAGAAGCAGCTCCGTGGTCAGTCTGCCAGCAACCTCTCCAGCTCTGACTCTGAGATGTCCGACAGGACGCCGCACAGTGGCCAGGTCTCCACCTACACCACGAGCCCCACCTCCGGTCATATGCTCAGCTACAACCACATCTTTCAAG GGAGCGGAAGAGAGGGCGGAGTTCCGTGCCAGGCGGGGGATGCTGGGACAGAGCAGCGGCTGCAGGGCTTGCAGAAGGAGAACAGCCGGCTCCTGGAGCAGCTGAAGAGCAGCGAGCAGCTGAACGAGACGCTGCGCAGCGAGCTGGACCTGCACTGCTCCATCCTGAGCCCGAGGGAGCAGGAAGCGGCGGGGTCTCCGCCTCCGCGCCGGGATCCTGAGGCGGGGCGAGACGTGCCAGACTGCGCCGGCCCCCGACAGAGCGCCCGAGTGGCCCCCGCCGGGGCACTGAACCCAG AGCTGCTGGCTGAGCACCTGCAGGAGATCCGCAGCCTGCGGCAGCGCCTGGAGGAGACCATCCGCACCAACGAGCGGCTGCGGGAGCAGCTGGAGCGCAGGCTGGCCGAGGTGGAGAAGGACCCAG CAGCCACAAATATCTTCATCCACGGGACCGAGGAGCAGGGCCAGCTGGCCAACGAGCTGCGCTTCCTGTGGGGCCAGAACCAGGCCCTGAAGGAGCAGCTGAGCCTGGGGTCGCGAG ATAAgcagaaagagaatgagaagcTGAGGGAATCGCTGGCCAGGAGGACGGCCAAGCTGGAATACCTGAGGAATGAGTTTGAGGCGCTGAAGAAGGAGAACGGCCGATTGCAGAGCCGCCTGACCGCCACGGTGGAGGACAACAAGCACCTGCAGGACTCCCTGCACTACAGCCGGGATGAGATCCACAG GCTGCAGTGCGAGATAAACGTCCAGAGGCAGCAGCTCATGGACAACCACCAGCTCCTGCAGTCTCTGAGAGTGGAGCTGCAGGTGTACGAGCAGATTAAGGTCGATGTGGACAAGCAGCCTG TCCCAGCTCCGGCCCAGAGCTCGCCAGACCCGGTTTCCGGGCCCATGGACCTGAGCGAGCTCCTGTCGGAGATCCGCCACCTGAGGCTGCAGCTGGAGAGGAGCATCCACACCAACAACGCGCTGCGGcagaagctggaggagcagctccAGAGGGGCCCCAGCAAGCGCGAGGGCTCCCCCTCCATCCTCATCAACTACCTGCTGTCCGGAGAGGCCAGGGCCCCTGCCGCAG acgACGGCACTAGACCTCCCATGCGTGAGGGCTGTGATCCATACCATCCCACCCCCCAGGGCTCCCCGGGCCACAGGGACACCTCCGCTGCCCTGCATG AGGTGAAGAGGCAGGCGAGCGTGGATCTGGACCGCTTGTCCCAGTGCAGCGGGAGCTCAGCGGACAGCGCCACCCCAGCCCCCTCGCGACTGGTCCCCGGCCACCGCCTGTGGGCCAACAAGAACGGGCGCCACATCCTGGGGCTCATCGAGGACTACAACGCCCTCCGCAAGCAGATCTCCGAAGGGAGGAAGCTGACGTACGGGATGGACAAACATCTGCAGGAGTGCTTCCGCACCCTGTCCCAGCAGGACGCTGAGTCCCAG GTGTTGGACCAGCAGCTTCTCAAAGGCTTCTCTACAAACATCAACACGATGCagcaggtgctggaggaggccGGCCGCTTGCTGAAGCTTGTGTGGAGGgtctccctcccctccagctTCTCTATGGAAGGCTCACAGAGCCATCAG GATGAGCTGCTAAAGAATGAGATCATCAGATTGAAGAGCAGGTTGTCCCAGCAAGAGAAGATGCTAATGGGGGCAGTGAACCGCCTGCGCTCCACCAATCAGCTGAAGGAAGGCATGGAGAAGGTCATCATTGATCAGT TATCATTAACCCATGGTGTGCTCAGGAAAGCCAGGGGAAACTTAGAG ATCCCAGCCAATGGGCAGTGA